From the genome of Neisseria lisongii, one region includes:
- the dcd gene encoding dCTP deaminase, with product MSIKSDKWIRRMSEQHGMIEPFEPNQIKEVNGQRIISYGTSSYGYDIRCANEFKIFTNINSTIVDPKNFDPKNFVTVEDDCCIIPPNSFALARTVEYFRIPRNVLTVCLGKSTYARCGIIVNVTPFEPEWEGYVTLEFSNTTPLPAKIYAGEGVAQVLFFESDETCETSYKDRNGKYMGQTGVTLPKT from the coding sequence ATGAGCATTAAATCCGACAAATGGATACGCCGCATGAGCGAGCAGCACGGCATGATTGAGCCGTTTGAGCCGAACCAGATTAAAGAAGTCAACGGCCAGCGGATTATTTCCTACGGCACATCAAGCTACGGCTACGATATCCGTTGCGCCAACGAGTTTAAAATCTTTACCAATATCAACAGCACCATTGTCGATCCGAAAAATTTCGACCCGAAAAACTTTGTTACTGTGGAAGACGACTGCTGCATTATTCCGCCCAATTCCTTTGCTTTGGCGCGGACGGTGGAATATTTCCGCATCCCCCGCAACGTATTGACCGTTTGTCTCGGCAAATCGACTTACGCCCGCTGCGGCATTATTGTCAATGTAACTCCGTTTGAGCCGGAATGGGAAGGCTATGTAACCCTTGAATTTTCCAATACCACACCGCTTCCGGCGAAAATCTACGCCGGCGAAGGCGTGGCGCAGGTACTGTTTTTTGAAAGCGATGAAACCTGCGAAACTTCGTATAAAGACCGTAACGGCAAATATATGGGTCAAACCGGCGTAACCTTGCCGAAAACCTGA
- a CDS encoding recombination-associated protein RdgC: protein MWFKQISFYPLNREKLPDLELLADKLAAAEFVPCQGLDWFSEGFAAPVAFSPEAVFPADYTWRVALKKEEKVLPAGVIRDILDEKVLEIQNNEGRNVGRKEKQELKDIITDDLLPRAFTRSSRVQAVFDTRRGFLLVNHAAQSKAENVLTKLREALGGLEAALPQTKQSPSSLMTSWLLNGGCEGGFELDSDCELKGSGDVAPTVKISKQDLTADEVVQHVKNGKTVTQLGLVWRDQIAFVLTQDFTLKRIQYLDVLQEEAESSGDDAASLMFASQILMTEALGSMLEELVSLLGGWQA, encoded by the coding sequence ATGTGGTTTAAGCAGATCAGTTTTTATCCGCTCAATCGGGAAAAGTTACCTGATTTGGAGTTGCTGGCGGACAAGTTGGCGGCGGCGGAATTTGTGCCTTGTCAGGGTTTGGACTGGTTTAGCGAGGGCTTTGCTGCGCCGGTGGCGTTTTCGCCGGAAGCGGTGTTTCCTGCCGACTATACTTGGCGGGTTGCCTTGAAAAAAGAGGAAAAAGTGTTGCCTGCCGGTGTGATTCGGGATATTTTGGACGAAAAAGTGCTGGAAATCCAAAATAACGAGGGTCGGAATGTCGGCCGCAAGGAAAAGCAGGAATTAAAAGATATTATCACCGATGATTTGCTGCCGAGGGCATTTACCCGCAGCAGCCGTGTTCAGGCGGTGTTTGATACCCGGCGGGGTTTTTTGCTGGTGAATCATGCGGCGCAGAGCAAGGCTGAAAATGTGCTGACCAAGCTGCGCGAAGCCTTGGGCGGTTTGGAGGCGGCGCTGCCGCAAACCAAACAGTCGCCTTCGTCGCTGATGACATCGTGGTTGCTCAACGGCGGTTGCGAGGGCGGTTTTGAGTTGGACAGCGATTGTGAATTAAAAGGCAGCGGCGATGTTGCGCCGACGGTGAAAATTTCCAAGCAGGATTTAACGGCTGATGAGGTGGTGCAACACGTTAAAAACGGCAAAACCGTTACCCAGCTTGGTTTGGTGTGGCGCGACCAAATTGCGTTTGTGCTGACGCAGGATTTTACCCTCAAGCGTATCCAGTATTTGGATGTTTTGCAGGAAGAGGCCGAAAGCAGCGGTGATGATGCCGCCAGCCTGATGTTTGCTTCGCAGATTTTGATGACCGAAGCGCTGGGCAGTATGCTGGAAGAGCTGGTATCGCTGTTGGGCGGCTGGCAGGCATGA
- the yfaE gene encoding class I ribonucleotide reductase maintenance protein YfaE produces the protein MPLITTHDKIFELQPGETLLEGLERTGHEVEYQCRSGYCGSCRLKILSGKVSYPDPPLAFVSRGEILPCCCQVSENLSLDCRLKSEQSDLFETDLFDEAAQTI, from the coding sequence ATGCCGCTGATTACCACACACGATAAAATCTTCGAGTTGCAACCGGGCGAAACCCTGCTCGAAGGTTTGGAGCGCACCGGCCACGAAGTCGAATACCAATGCCGCAGCGGTTATTGCGGTTCATGCCGTCTGAAAATCCTCAGCGGCAAAGTGTCCTATCCCGATCCGCCGCTGGCTTTTGTCAGCCGTGGCGAAATCCTGCCCTGCTGCTGCCAAGTCAGCGAAAACCTCAGCTTGGACTGCCGTCTGAAAAGCGAACAGTCGGATTTGTTTGAGACGGATTTGTTTGACGAAGCGGCGCAAACCATATAA
- a CDS encoding superoxide dismutase: MEHKLPQLPYELDALEPHLSKETLEYHYGKHHQTYITNLNNQIKGTEFEELSLEEIVKKSSGGVFNNAAQTWNHTFYWLGFTPKGQGKPAGELAAAIDAKWGSFEQFQEAFGACAAGTFGSGWAWLVKTPAGELDLVSTSNAATPLTTENTPLLTCDVWEHAYYIDYRNSRPNYLKGFWEIVNWDEVAKRFAA; this comes from the coding sequence ATGGAACATAAATTACCGCAATTACCATACGAATTGGACGCTTTAGAGCCGCATTTGTCTAAAGAAACCTTGGAATACCACTACGGCAAACACCATCAAACCTACATCACCAACCTGAACAACCAAATCAAAGGCACTGAATTTGAAGAACTGTCTTTGGAAGAAATCGTGAAAAAATCCAGCGGCGGCGTGTTCAACAACGCAGCCCAAACTTGGAACCACACGTTCTACTGGCTGGGCTTCACGCCTAAAGGCCAAGGCAAACCGGCGGGCGAACTGGCAGCCGCTATCGATGCCAAATGGGGCAGCTTCGAGCAATTCCAAGAAGCCTTCGGTGCTTGCGCCGCCGGTACATTCGGTTCAGGCTGGGCTTGGCTGGTGAAAACTCCTGCGGGCGAATTGGATTTGGTATCGACTTCCAACGCCGCTACGCCGCTGACAACCGAAAACACTCCACTGCTGACCTGCGACGTATGGGAACACGCCTACTACATCGACTACCGCAACAGCCGTCCTAACTACTTGAAAGGTTTCTGGGAAATCGTGAATTGGGACGAAGTGGCCAAACGCTTTGCTGCTTAA